In Dermacentor silvarum isolate Dsil-2018 chromosome 2, BIME_Dsil_1.4, whole genome shotgun sequence, the following proteins share a genomic window:
- the LOC119441362 gene encoding broad-complex core protein isoforms 1/2/3/4/5, whose protein sequence is MGGLTAQHFCLKWNQHHGSLVSLYEELRSRDAFVDVTLVCEEGVSMKAHKLVLAACSPFFEGLFERNPCAHPVVIMSQTREADLRTLLEFMYRGEVNVAQDHLPALLRTAELLQVRGLAEVAGENPCSDEGGVHAQQPSHAQQPASSGVRGSAARLPKRKQRTPPPPLQQPAAPRHHDEPSEPVAAERPESPEPAAAAPKARPAAKPPAPASRRTFDHSYSDDKTNWVPAVAAHHRQHPREPQPLLPPAVPPDGGTAAAGDDRPPVCSVCTRVFSTKGNLKRHMLMHRPYRHKHQCTLCLKTFSWPGDLRTHLRVTHGQGRPKPRQMSYLFT, encoded by the coding sequence atGGGTGGCCTGACGGCGCAGCACTTCTGCCTCAAGTGGAACCAGCACCACGGCAGCCTGGTGTCGTTGTACGAGGAGCTGCGCAGCCGCGACGCGTTCGTTGACGTGACGCTCGTCTGTGAGGAAGGTGTCAGCATGAAGGCGCACAAGCTGGTGCTGGCAGCGTGCAGCCCGTTCTTCGAGGGGCTGTTCGAGCGCAACCCGTGCGCGCACCCGGTGGTCATCATGAGCCAGACGCGCGAGGCCGACCTGCGCACCTTGCTCGAGTTCATGTACCGAGGCGAAGTGAACGTCGCGCAGGACCATCTGCCGGCGTTGCTGCGCACCGCCGAGCTGCTCCAGGTACGCGGGCTAGCCGAGGTGGCCGGCGAGAACCCCTGCTCGGACGAAGGAGGGGTTCACGCGCAGCAGCCGTCGCACGCGCAGCAGCCGGCGTCCAGCGGCGTCCGGGGCTCGGCCGCCCGGCTGCCCAAGCGCAAGCAgcggacgccgccgccgccgttgcagCAGCCCGCGGCACCGCGACACCACGACGAGCCGAGCGAGCCGGTGGCCGCCGAGAGACCGGAGAGCCCCGAGCCGGCAGCCGCGGCGCCCAAGGCGCGACCGGCGGCCAAGCCGCCCGCACCTGCGAGCCGACGCACCTTCGACCACTCGTACTCGGACGACAAAACCAACTGGGTGCCGGCCGTGGCCGCTCACCACCGCCAGCATCCGCGTgagcctcagcccctgctgcctCCGGCGGTCCCGCCGGACGGCGGCACGGCCGCCGCAGGGGACGACCGCCCGCCCGTGTGCAGTGTGTGCACGCGCGTGTTCTCCACTAAGGGCAACCTGAAGCGGCACATGCTCATGCACCGGCCCTACCGGCACAAACACCAGTGCACGCTGTGCCTCAAGACGTTCAGCTGGCCCGGCGACCTGCGCACGCACCTGCGCGTCACCCACGGCCAGGGCCGCCCCAAGCCGCGCCAAATGTCCTACCTGTTCACTTAG